From Tachysurus fulvidraco isolate hzauxx_2018 chromosome 10, HZAU_PFXX_2.0, whole genome shotgun sequence, one genomic window encodes:
- the LOC125145694 gene encoding uncharacterized protein LOC125145694 isoform X7, with product MFFCLSENLPTLHKSLPDIMSLLYISILWVCACVDSAESLVTVSAPVGSTVILPCTLTEELKPTSFIKWQLNKVPVFERSSNGTYSGSGYEGRVDVPVDELRKGNCSLVLKNVRFTDDQIYKAIRVEHVNTNTGEAKEINNVTLSVNALQISAPVGSTVVLPCDWSHLSIKTPYVQWFIDTETVFERKGKDSYVGEGYEGRVDVPEDELLKGNCSLVMKNIRVNDTGIYSSSMLITDTQESVLVQKVKLSVVEDSVNERGSSSEDSDSDQTGGNNWIILYVGIVIIIIIICVSVYYSRVKVSSCLRRATNSSEQFFEHRE from the exons ATGTTCTTCTGTCTCTCAG aaaatCTGCCAACACTCCACAAGAGTCTTCCAGACATCATGTCCCTCCTTTATATTTCCATCTTATGggtctgtgcatgtgtgg ACAGTGCAGAATCTCTGGTTACTGTATCAGCTCCAGTGGGTTCCACAGTCATCCTGCCGTGTACACTGACTGAAGAGTTAAAACCAACATCATTTATTAAGTGGCAGCTCAATAAAGTCCCTGTGTTTGAGAGAAGCAGTAATGGTACATATTCAGGATCAGGATATGAAGGACGTGTGGATGTTCCTGTGGACGAGCTGCGTAAAGGAAACTGTTCCCTGGTGTTGAAGAATGTCAGATTTACTGATGACCAAATCTACAAAGCCATTAGAGTGGAACATGTGAACACTAACACTGGGGAAGCGAAAGAAATTAACAATGTTACACTCTCAGTCAATG CTCTTCAGATATCAGCTCCAGTGGGTTCCACAGTTGTCCTGCCGTGTGATTGGAGTCATCTATCCATCAAAACTCCTTACGTTCAGTGGTTTATTGAtactgagactgtgtttgaGCGAAAGGGTAAAGATTCATATGTGGGTGAAGGATATGAGGGTCGTGTGGACGTTCCTGAGGACGAGCTGCTTAAAGGAAACTGTTCCCTGGTGATGAAGAACATCAGAGTTAATGATACAGGAATCTACAGCAGCTCCATGttaattacagacacacaggaatcTGTCTTGGTCCAGAAGGTTAAACTGTCTGTTGTTG aggaCAGTGTTAATGAGAGAGGATCTTCATCAGAGGATTCAGACTCAGACCAGACTGGAGGGAACAACtggattattttatatgttgGGATCgtaatcatcattatcatcatctgcGTGTCTGTGTACTACAGCAGGGTGAAAG TATCTTCATGTCTCAGACGTGCCACAAACTCCAGTGAACAG TTTTTTGAGCACAGAGAATGA
- the LOC125145694 gene encoding uncharacterized protein LOC125145694 isoform X8 → MFFCLSENLPTLHKSLPDIMSLLYISILWVCACVDSAESLVTVSAPVGSTVILPCTLTEELKPTSFIKWQLNKVPVFERSSNGTYSGSGYEGRVDVPVDELRKGNCSLVLKNVRFTDDQIYKAIRVEHVNTNTGEAKEINNVTLSVNALQISAPVGSTVVLPCDWSHLSIKTPYVQWFIDTETVFERKGKDSYVGEGYEGRVDVPEDELLKGNCSLVMKNIRVNDTGIYSSSMLITDTQESVLVQKVKLSVVEDSVNERGSSSEDSDSDQTGGNNWIILYVGIVIIIIIICVSVYYSRVKGWKRTSSQ, encoded by the exons ATGTTCTTCTGTCTCTCAG aaaatCTGCCAACACTCCACAAGAGTCTTCCAGACATCATGTCCCTCCTTTATATTTCCATCTTATGggtctgtgcatgtgtgg ACAGTGCAGAATCTCTGGTTACTGTATCAGCTCCAGTGGGTTCCACAGTCATCCTGCCGTGTACACTGACTGAAGAGTTAAAACCAACATCATTTATTAAGTGGCAGCTCAATAAAGTCCCTGTGTTTGAGAGAAGCAGTAATGGTACATATTCAGGATCAGGATATGAAGGACGTGTGGATGTTCCTGTGGACGAGCTGCGTAAAGGAAACTGTTCCCTGGTGTTGAAGAATGTCAGATTTACTGATGACCAAATCTACAAAGCCATTAGAGTGGAACATGTGAACACTAACACTGGGGAAGCGAAAGAAATTAACAATGTTACACTCTCAGTCAATG CTCTTCAGATATCAGCTCCAGTGGGTTCCACAGTTGTCCTGCCGTGTGATTGGAGTCATCTATCCATCAAAACTCCTTACGTTCAGTGGTTTATTGAtactgagactgtgtttgaGCGAAAGGGTAAAGATTCATATGTGGGTGAAGGATATGAGGGTCGTGTGGACGTTCCTGAGGACGAGCTGCTTAAAGGAAACTGTTCCCTGGTGATGAAGAACATCAGAGTTAATGATACAGGAATCTACAGCAGCTCCATGttaattacagacacacaggaatcTGTCTTGGTCCAGAAGGTTAAACTGTCTGTTGTTG aggaCAGTGTTAATGAGAGAGGATCTTCATCAGAGGATTCAGACTCAGACCAGACTGGAGGGAACAACtggattattttatatgttgGGATCgtaatcatcattatcatcatctgcGTGTCTGTGTACTACAGCAGGGTGAAAG GATGGAAACGGACATcatcacagtg A
- the LOC125145694 gene encoding uncharacterized protein LOC125145694 isoform X5 — protein MFFCLSENLPTLHKSLPDIMSLLYISILWVCACVDSAESLVTVSAPVGSTVILPCTLTEELKPTSFIKWQLNKVPVFERSSNGTYSGSGYEGRVDVPVDELRKGNCSLVLKNVRFTDDQIYKAIRVEHVNTNTGEAKEINNVTLSVNALQISAPVGSTVVLPCDWSHLSIKTPYVQWFIDTETVFERKGKDSYVGEGYEGRVDVPEDELLKGNCSLVMKNIRVNDTGIYSSSMLITDTQESVLVQKVKLSVVEDSVNERGSSSEDSDSDQTGGNNWIILYVGIVIIIIIICVSVYYSRVKVSSCLRRATNSSEQDGNGHHHSDHLKLHP, from the exons ATGTTCTTCTGTCTCTCAG aaaatCTGCCAACACTCCACAAGAGTCTTCCAGACATCATGTCCCTCCTTTATATTTCCATCTTATGggtctgtgcatgtgtgg ACAGTGCAGAATCTCTGGTTACTGTATCAGCTCCAGTGGGTTCCACAGTCATCCTGCCGTGTACACTGACTGAAGAGTTAAAACCAACATCATTTATTAAGTGGCAGCTCAATAAAGTCCCTGTGTTTGAGAGAAGCAGTAATGGTACATATTCAGGATCAGGATATGAAGGACGTGTGGATGTTCCTGTGGACGAGCTGCGTAAAGGAAACTGTTCCCTGGTGTTGAAGAATGTCAGATTTACTGATGACCAAATCTACAAAGCCATTAGAGTGGAACATGTGAACACTAACACTGGGGAAGCGAAAGAAATTAACAATGTTACACTCTCAGTCAATG CTCTTCAGATATCAGCTCCAGTGGGTTCCACAGTTGTCCTGCCGTGTGATTGGAGTCATCTATCCATCAAAACTCCTTACGTTCAGTGGTTTATTGAtactgagactgtgtttgaGCGAAAGGGTAAAGATTCATATGTGGGTGAAGGATATGAGGGTCGTGTGGACGTTCCTGAGGACGAGCTGCTTAAAGGAAACTGTTCCCTGGTGATGAAGAACATCAGAGTTAATGATACAGGAATCTACAGCAGCTCCATGttaattacagacacacaggaatcTGTCTTGGTCCAGAAGGTTAAACTGTCTGTTGTTG aggaCAGTGTTAATGAGAGAGGATCTTCATCAGAGGATTCAGACTCAGACCAGACTGGAGGGAACAACtggattattttatatgttgGGATCgtaatcatcattatcatcatctgcGTGTCTGTGTACTACAGCAGGGTGAAAG TATCTTCATGTCTCAGACGTGCCACAAACTCCAGTGAACAG GATGGAAACGGACATcatcacagtg ATCATCTTAAACTTCATCCCTGA
- the LOC125145694 gene encoding uncharacterized protein LOC125145694 isoform X1, which produces MFFCLSENLPTLHKSLPDIMSLLYISILWVCACVDSAESLVTVSAPVGSTVILPCTLTEELKPTSFIKWQLNKVPVFERSSNGTYSGSGYEGRVDVPVDELRKGNCSLVLKNVRFTDDQIYKAIRVEHVNTNTGEAKEINNVTLSVNALQISAPVGSTVVLPCDWSHLSIKTPYVQWFIDTETVFERKGKDSYVGEGYEGRVDVPEDELLKGNCSLVMKNIRVNDTGIYSSSMLITDTQESVLVQKVKLSVVEDSVNERGSSSEDSDSDQTGGNNWIILYVGIVIIIIIICVSVYYSRVKGWKRTSSQCSVQHKVRQCDVTNSQHTITELMTNTRWSALISSWISDHLKLHP; this is translated from the exons ATGTTCTTCTGTCTCTCAG aaaatCTGCCAACACTCCACAAGAGTCTTCCAGACATCATGTCCCTCCTTTATATTTCCATCTTATGggtctgtgcatgtgtgg ACAGTGCAGAATCTCTGGTTACTGTATCAGCTCCAGTGGGTTCCACAGTCATCCTGCCGTGTACACTGACTGAAGAGTTAAAACCAACATCATTTATTAAGTGGCAGCTCAATAAAGTCCCTGTGTTTGAGAGAAGCAGTAATGGTACATATTCAGGATCAGGATATGAAGGACGTGTGGATGTTCCTGTGGACGAGCTGCGTAAAGGAAACTGTTCCCTGGTGTTGAAGAATGTCAGATTTACTGATGACCAAATCTACAAAGCCATTAGAGTGGAACATGTGAACACTAACACTGGGGAAGCGAAAGAAATTAACAATGTTACACTCTCAGTCAATG CTCTTCAGATATCAGCTCCAGTGGGTTCCACAGTTGTCCTGCCGTGTGATTGGAGTCATCTATCCATCAAAACTCCTTACGTTCAGTGGTTTATTGAtactgagactgtgtttgaGCGAAAGGGTAAAGATTCATATGTGGGTGAAGGATATGAGGGTCGTGTGGACGTTCCTGAGGACGAGCTGCTTAAAGGAAACTGTTCCCTGGTGATGAAGAACATCAGAGTTAATGATACAGGAATCTACAGCAGCTCCATGttaattacagacacacaggaatcTGTCTTGGTCCAGAAGGTTAAACTGTCTGTTGTTG aggaCAGTGTTAATGAGAGAGGATCTTCATCAGAGGATTCAGACTCAGACCAGACTGGAGGGAACAACtggattattttatatgttgGGATCgtaatcatcattatcatcatctgcGTGTCTGTGTACTACAGCAGGGTGAAAG GATGGAAACGGACATcatcacagtgttcagtacaacacaagGTCCGACAGTGTGACGTAACCAACAGtcaacacacaatcacagagtTAATGACCAACACAAG ATGGTCTGCTCTGATCTCATCATGGATTTCAGATCATCTTAAACTTCATCCCTGA
- the LOC125145694 gene encoding uncharacterized protein LOC125145694 isoform X4: MSLLYISILWVCAFVDSAESLVTVSAPVGSTVILPCTLTEELKPTSFIKWQLNKVPVFERSSNGTYSGSGYEGRVDVPVDELRKGNCSLVLKNVRFTDDQIYKAIRVEHVNTNTGEAKEINNVTLSVNALQISAPVGSTVVLPCDWSHLSIKTPYVQWFIDTETVFERKGKDSYVGEGYEGRVDVPEDELLKGNCSLVMKNIRVNDTGIYSSSMLITDTQESVLVQKVKLSVVEDSVNERGSSSEDSDSDQTGGNNWIILYVGIVIIIIIICVSVYYSRVKGWKRTSSQCSVQHKVRQCDVTNSQHTITELMTNTRWSALISSWISDHLKLHP, from the exons ACAGTGCAGAATCTCTGGTTACTGTATCAGCTCCAGTGGGTTCCACAGTCATCCTGCCGTGTACACTGACTGAAGAGTTAAAACCAACATCATTTATTAAGTGGCAGCTCAATAAAGTCCCTGTGTTTGAGAGAAGCAGTAATGGTACATATTCAGGATCAGGATATGAAGGACGTGTGGATGTTCCTGTGGACGAGCTGCGTAAAGGAAACTGTTCCCTGGTGTTGAAGAATGTCAGATTTACTGATGACCAAATCTACAAAGCCATTAGAGTGGAACATGTGAACACTAACACTGGGGAAGCGAAAGAAATTAACAATGTTACACTCTCAGTCAATG CTCTTCAGATATCAGCTCCAGTGGGTTCCACAGTTGTCCTGCCGTGTGATTGGAGTCATCTATCCATCAAAACTCCTTACGTTCAGTGGTTTATTGAtactgagactgtgtttgaGCGAAAGGGTAAAGATTCATATGTGGGTGAAGGATATGAGGGTCGTGTGGACGTTCCTGAGGACGAGCTGCTTAAAGGAAACTGTTCCCTGGTGATGAAGAACATCAGAGTTAATGATACAGGAATCTACAGCAGCTCCATGttaattacagacacacaggaatcTGTCTTGGTCCAGAAGGTTAAACTGTCTGTTGTTG aggaCAGTGTTAATGAGAGAGGATCTTCATCAGAGGATTCAGACTCAGACCAGACTGGAGGGAACAACtggattattttatatgttgGGATCgtaatcatcattatcatcatctgcGTGTCTGTGTACTACAGCAGGGTGAAAG GATGGAAACGGACATcatcacagtgttcagtacaacacaagGTCCGACAGTGTGACGTAACCAACAGtcaacacacaatcacagagtTAATGACCAACACAAG ATGGTCTGCTCTGATCTCATCATGGATTTCAGATCATCTTAAACTTCATCCCTGA
- the LOC125145694 gene encoding uncharacterized protein LOC125145694 isoform X6 — MFFCLSENLPTLHKSLPDIMSLLYISILWVCACVDSAESLVTVSAPVGSTVILPCTLTEELKPTSFIKWQLNKVPVFERSSNGTYSGSGYEGRVDVPVDELRKGNCSLVLKNVRFTDDQIYKAIRVEHVNTNTGEAKEINNVTLSVNALQISAPVGSTVVLPCDWSHLSIKTPYVQWFIDTETVFERKGKDSYVGEGYEGRVDVPEDELLKGNCSLVMKNIRVNDTGIYSSSMLITDTQESVLVQKVKLSVVEDSVNERGSSSEDSDSDQTGGNNWIILYVGIVIIIIIICVSVYYSRVKGWKRTSSQCSVQHKMVCSDLIMDFRSS; from the exons ATGTTCTTCTGTCTCTCAG aaaatCTGCCAACACTCCACAAGAGTCTTCCAGACATCATGTCCCTCCTTTATATTTCCATCTTATGggtctgtgcatgtgtgg ACAGTGCAGAATCTCTGGTTACTGTATCAGCTCCAGTGGGTTCCACAGTCATCCTGCCGTGTACACTGACTGAAGAGTTAAAACCAACATCATTTATTAAGTGGCAGCTCAATAAAGTCCCTGTGTTTGAGAGAAGCAGTAATGGTACATATTCAGGATCAGGATATGAAGGACGTGTGGATGTTCCTGTGGACGAGCTGCGTAAAGGAAACTGTTCCCTGGTGTTGAAGAATGTCAGATTTACTGATGACCAAATCTACAAAGCCATTAGAGTGGAACATGTGAACACTAACACTGGGGAAGCGAAAGAAATTAACAATGTTACACTCTCAGTCAATG CTCTTCAGATATCAGCTCCAGTGGGTTCCACAGTTGTCCTGCCGTGTGATTGGAGTCATCTATCCATCAAAACTCCTTACGTTCAGTGGTTTATTGAtactgagactgtgtttgaGCGAAAGGGTAAAGATTCATATGTGGGTGAAGGATATGAGGGTCGTGTGGACGTTCCTGAGGACGAGCTGCTTAAAGGAAACTGTTCCCTGGTGATGAAGAACATCAGAGTTAATGATACAGGAATCTACAGCAGCTCCATGttaattacagacacacaggaatcTGTCTTGGTCCAGAAGGTTAAACTGTCTGTTGTTG aggaCAGTGTTAATGAGAGAGGATCTTCATCAGAGGATTCAGACTCAGACCAGACTGGAGGGAACAACtggattattttatatgttgGGATCgtaatcatcattatcatcatctgcGTGTCTGTGTACTACAGCAGGGTGAAAG GATGGAAACGGACATcatcacagtgttcagtacaacacaag ATGGTCTGCTCTGATCTCATCATGGATTTCAGATCATCTTAA
- the LOC125145694 gene encoding uncharacterized protein LOC125145694 isoform X2, whose translation MFFCLSENLPTLHKSLPDIMSLLYISILWVCACVDSAESLVTVSAPVGSTVILPCTLTEELKPTSFIKWQLNKVPVFERSSNGTYSGSGYEGRVDVPVDELRKGNCSLVLKNVRFTDDQIYKAIRVEHVNTNTGEAKEINNVTLSVNALQISAPVGSTVVLPCDWSHLSIKTPYVQWFIDTETVFERKGKDSYVGEGYEGRVDVPEDELLKGNCSLVMKNIRVNDTGIYSSSMLITDTQESVLVQKVKLSVVEDSVNERGSSSEDSDSDQTGGNNWIILYVGIVIIIIIICVSVYYSRVKVSSCLRRATNSSEQDGNGHHHSVQYNTRWSALISSWISDHLKLHP comes from the exons ATGTTCTTCTGTCTCTCAG aaaatCTGCCAACACTCCACAAGAGTCTTCCAGACATCATGTCCCTCCTTTATATTTCCATCTTATGggtctgtgcatgtgtgg ACAGTGCAGAATCTCTGGTTACTGTATCAGCTCCAGTGGGTTCCACAGTCATCCTGCCGTGTACACTGACTGAAGAGTTAAAACCAACATCATTTATTAAGTGGCAGCTCAATAAAGTCCCTGTGTTTGAGAGAAGCAGTAATGGTACATATTCAGGATCAGGATATGAAGGACGTGTGGATGTTCCTGTGGACGAGCTGCGTAAAGGAAACTGTTCCCTGGTGTTGAAGAATGTCAGATTTACTGATGACCAAATCTACAAAGCCATTAGAGTGGAACATGTGAACACTAACACTGGGGAAGCGAAAGAAATTAACAATGTTACACTCTCAGTCAATG CTCTTCAGATATCAGCTCCAGTGGGTTCCACAGTTGTCCTGCCGTGTGATTGGAGTCATCTATCCATCAAAACTCCTTACGTTCAGTGGTTTATTGAtactgagactgtgtttgaGCGAAAGGGTAAAGATTCATATGTGGGTGAAGGATATGAGGGTCGTGTGGACGTTCCTGAGGACGAGCTGCTTAAAGGAAACTGTTCCCTGGTGATGAAGAACATCAGAGTTAATGATACAGGAATCTACAGCAGCTCCATGttaattacagacacacaggaatcTGTCTTGGTCCAGAAGGTTAAACTGTCTGTTGTTG aggaCAGTGTTAATGAGAGAGGATCTTCATCAGAGGATTCAGACTCAGACCAGACTGGAGGGAACAACtggattattttatatgttgGGATCgtaatcatcattatcatcatctgcGTGTCTGTGTACTACAGCAGGGTGAAAG TATCTTCATGTCTCAGACGTGCCACAAACTCCAGTGAACAG GATGGAAACGGACATcatcacagtgttcagtacaacacaag ATGGTCTGCTCTGATCTCATCATGGATTTCAGATCATCTTAAACTTCATCCCTGA
- the LOC125145694 gene encoding uncharacterized protein LOC125145694 isoform X3, whose amino-acid sequence MFFCLSENLPTLHKSLPDIMSLLYISILWVCACVDSAESLVTVSAPVGSTVILPCTLTEELKPTSFIKWQLNKVPVFERSSNGTYSGSGYEGRVDVPVDELRKGNCSLVLKNVRFTDDQIYKAIRVEHVNTNTGEAKEINNVTLSVNALQISAPVGSTVVLPCDWSHLSIKTPYVQWFIDTETVFERKGKDSYVGEGYEGRVDVPEDELLKGNCSLVMKNIRVNDTGIYSSSMLITDTQESVLVQKVKLSVVEDSVNERGSSSEDSDSDQTGGNNWIILYVGIVIIIIIICVSVYYSRVKVSSCLRRATNSSEQDGNGHHHSVQYNTRSDSVT is encoded by the exons ATGTTCTTCTGTCTCTCAG aaaatCTGCCAACACTCCACAAGAGTCTTCCAGACATCATGTCCCTCCTTTATATTTCCATCTTATGggtctgtgcatgtgtgg ACAGTGCAGAATCTCTGGTTACTGTATCAGCTCCAGTGGGTTCCACAGTCATCCTGCCGTGTACACTGACTGAAGAGTTAAAACCAACATCATTTATTAAGTGGCAGCTCAATAAAGTCCCTGTGTTTGAGAGAAGCAGTAATGGTACATATTCAGGATCAGGATATGAAGGACGTGTGGATGTTCCTGTGGACGAGCTGCGTAAAGGAAACTGTTCCCTGGTGTTGAAGAATGTCAGATTTACTGATGACCAAATCTACAAAGCCATTAGAGTGGAACATGTGAACACTAACACTGGGGAAGCGAAAGAAATTAACAATGTTACACTCTCAGTCAATG CTCTTCAGATATCAGCTCCAGTGGGTTCCACAGTTGTCCTGCCGTGTGATTGGAGTCATCTATCCATCAAAACTCCTTACGTTCAGTGGTTTATTGAtactgagactgtgtttgaGCGAAAGGGTAAAGATTCATATGTGGGTGAAGGATATGAGGGTCGTGTGGACGTTCCTGAGGACGAGCTGCTTAAAGGAAACTGTTCCCTGGTGATGAAGAACATCAGAGTTAATGATACAGGAATCTACAGCAGCTCCATGttaattacagacacacaggaatcTGTCTTGGTCCAGAAGGTTAAACTGTCTGTTGTTG aggaCAGTGTTAATGAGAGAGGATCTTCATCAGAGGATTCAGACTCAGACCAGACTGGAGGGAACAACtggattattttatatgttgGGATCgtaatcatcattatcatcatctgcGTGTCTGTGTACTACAGCAGGGTGAAAG TATCTTCATGTCTCAGACGTGCCACAAACTCCAGTGAACAG GATGGAAACGGACATcatcacagtgttcagtacaacacaagGTCCGACAGTGTGACGTAA